Part of the Synechococcus sp. HK01-R genome is shown below.
CTGCAGGGCCATGCTCGACTATTACGACCGTTGCTATGAGCACGAGTTAGCCCGTTCCCCAGCTCGGCAAAGCGTTGATCTGGACGGCCTGAGTGCTGATCAAGCCGCCGATGCTCTGCTGCATCGACAGCTGATCGAGCCTCGCCAACGCTGAGCACAACCTGGAAGAGCTGGCTCTAAAGTCACCCTTTGGTCAGCTGGGGACAAACGACATGGCAGAGGCGGCAAGCACCGGTGGCCAGGCGACAGCGGCGATTCAGTTTTTCCGTGGGGTCGATGAGCCGGTGGTGCCGGATATCCGCCTCACCCGCAGCCGCGATGGACGCACCGGCCAGGCCCTGTTCGTGTTTGAGCAGCCCGATGCCCTGGCCCCCGAGAGCATGGGCGACATCACCGGCATGTTCCTGGTGGATGAGGAAGGCACCCTGGTCACCCGTGAGGTGAAGGCCCGTTTCGTGAATGGCAAGGCCAGTGCCCTGGAGGCCACTTACACCTGGAAGAGTGAGGTGGACTTCGAACGCTTCATGCGCTTTGCCCAGCGCTACGCCGACAGCCACGACCTGGGCTATTCCCAGAATTCCGGCGACAATGCCGAGGACAACGACAGCGACGGGTGAAATTTCCCCAGTGGATTGGGCTCGCCGCCCTTGGCGCTGCAGTGGTCCTGCTCTGGACGCTCAAGGACGTTCTCATCCACCTGTTTGCAGCAGTGGTGCTGGCCATGGCGCTCTGCACGCTGGTGGGAACACTCCGGGCCCGTTGGCCGATTCCCAGACCTGTCGCCCTGCTGATCTGTCTGGTTGGCCTGCTGGTGGTCATCGGCCTCGGAGCAGCCGTCGTCGTCCCCCCATTCACCAGCCAGTTTCATCAGCTGCTGCTTCAACTCCCGGCTGCTGCAGGTGAGCTGAAGACCCTGGCGATCAATGCCATCAATGTCATCTCCGGCTGGGTCTACGGAAGCGGAGCCAGCGGCAGCTGGAGTGATCGACTGTTTGCCAACGGCGTCACATCACTCCCAGACAGCTCCACCTTGGCGAGCGGTCTCGGGGGGGGGCTCCAGAGCCTCCTCGGTCTCGCCGGAAACCTTGGCAGCGGACTGGTGCAGCTCTTGTTTGTACTCGCCGTCAGCCTGATGGTTGCTGTGCAGCCCAACGCCTACCGCAACGTGGCGATTCTTCTGGTGCCGTCGTTTTATCGACGCCGTGCCCAGGGAATCCTTGATCAGTGCGGAAACGCGCTGAGCAGCTGGATGGTGGGGGTGCTGATCAGCTCCCTCTGTGTTGCGTTGCTGGCTGGCATCGGTCTCTCGCTCCTCGGCGTGAAGCTGGTGATGGCCAATGCTCTGCTGGCCGGTCTGCTCAACGTGATTCCCAACGTTGGCCCAACGATGAGCACGATTTTTCCGATGGCAGTCGCTCTGCTGGATTCCCCCTGGAAAGCGCTGGCGGTGCTTGGGCTCTACGTGATCGTGCAGAACCTGGAAAGCTATGTGATCACACCATCGGTGATGCACCATCAGGTCAAACTGCTGCCGGGACTGACCCTGACGGCACAGTTTGTCTTCACGGTGGTGTTCGGTCCCCTTGGGCTGCTGCTGGCCCTTCCACTCGCTGTGGTGCTTCAGGTGCTGATCCGTGAAATCGTGATTCACGACCTGTTCGATCGCTGGAAGTCGGAAGGACGCCTCCGTCTCTCCAGGCAAAGCACACCATGAGTGCCCGGAACCTGCTGGCCGCCCTCACCCTTGTGGTGCTCTGCCTGTTGGTGTGGGAGCTGCGCTGGGTGTTGCTGGTGCTGTTCGGCGCCGTGGTGCTGGCCGTGGCCTTAGACGTGCCGATCCGCAAACTCATGCAATTAGGGCTACCGAGGCACCTGTCGCTGCTCGTGGTGCTGGCCCTGCTGATTCTGGGCGGTGCACTGGTGATTCAGCTGCTCGTACCGGAACTGCTCACCCAGCTCCAACAGCTGACCTCCCTGCTCCCGAGTTTGGTTGAAAAACTTCGCTCCATCATCGCGAGCCAGCCGAGGCTGTCCGAGCTGGAGCAATCGATTCCGGAGCAGTTCAGCTGGGAGCGAATCCAACCCGTTGGCTTCCAGCTGCTTGGGGTCGCTGGCGGTGCAGCGAACGGGCTGATCCAGCTCCTGCTGATGAGCCTCTTGGCGGTGCTCATGGCCCTCGACCCTGGCTCCCATCGCCGCATGGTGATCGCTGCAACCCCCAGGCCAGCTCGACCGATGATGAAACGGGTTCTCGATCAATGTCGAGCGGCCCTGGGCGGCTGGCTTGCGGGCATGACCCTGTCTGCAACGGCCGTGTTTCTTCTCACTTGGCTGGGTCTGGTGCTGTTAAAAGCGCCGCTTGCTCTGCTCAGCGCGCTGATCTGCGGCCTGCTGACCTTCGTGCCAACCATCGGTCCAACAGCGGCCACCCTGCTGCCGCTTGGCCTGGCACTGCTGATCTCGCCGACACTGACCCTTCAGGTGCTGATCCTGCGGCTGGTGCTGCAAAACCTGGAGGCTTTCCTGCTCACGCCGCTTCTGTTACGGCGTACGGTGAACCTGCTGCCGACCGTGGCACTGATGGCTCAGTTAAGCCTGGGCGCCCTGCTCGGCCTGCCTGGAGTTCTGCTGGCCCTCCCTCTCGTGGTGGTTCTGCAGGTGGGAATGGAACTGGTCGTGGTGCGTCAGATCATGGATCGCTGGAGCTGATCCACCCCCTTGTCTTAGGGGCGCGACGGTCCCGTCTTCACCTGACGGATGGTATTGCGAGGGCTGGTGCGCACCGGATTCAGGCTGGACGGTCGCACTTTCGCCGGTTGAGCTCTGGGGCGATGGGGCTGGAACTGGGACTGGGTTCTGGCGATGAGCACCACGCCGACGAGGCCCACGAGAAGCAACACAGCCCAGTAACGCTTCAGCGCCATGGCACAACCTCCAGCGCAACCTCCAGCCACGACTCAATCTCCTGAGCGAGGCCCGTACCGACGCCAGAGCGAAGGAATGGCACAGAGCACAGCAATCGCGAGGGCATGATGCCGGATCGCGTAAGACACGGCTGTGACTGTGACGTGGTCACGGAGCAGAAGCAGTTCAGTGCGTAGATCCAGCAGCGCCAAAATCAGGAGCAACGCTGGAAACCATCGATCGCTGCTGCGACGGGGAGAACCCACGGATCAACTCGCGCGACTGGGGGCGACGGCGCGTCTGGACCAGAGCGTGAGAAGCGACGGAGCCAGGGCGATGCTCGACCAGCTACCGACGATGACGCCGGCTGCAAGAGCCACTGCAAACCACACCAGGGTGCTTCCCCCGAAGAGGATCAGGGCGAACAGGGGCATCAAGGTGGTGCCACTGGTGTAAAGCGTGCGCGTGAGGGTCGCAGTGACCGCATTGTCGACTTGCTCACCAATCGGACGATCGCCTTCCAGGCGCTGCCGTTCACGAATGCGGTCAAACACGACCACGGTGTCGTTGACCGAATAACCGGCAATTGTGAGCAGAGCCACTGCAAAAAGACTGTCGACCTCCAGGGCGATCAGCAGGCCCAGCCAGGCGAACAGGCCACAGACGATCACCACATCATGGGCAAGGGCCAGAAGCGCGAGCACGGCGTAGCGCCTGTCGTAGCGAATGCTGATGTAGAGCGCGATTCCCGCGAAGGCGACCAGCAGGGAGATGAGACTGCTGCGCAACAACTGACTACCGAGGGTGGGACCGATCGTGTCAACCGCCTGTCCACCGGGCAGAAACGGTCCGGCCACAGGCGTGAGCGCAGCGATCACGGCCTGGCCCTGGGCCGCACTGAGGGTGGGCATGCGCAGCACCAGAGACTTGCCGCGATCGAGAAGCTGAACGCGTGCGGACGCAAGATTTGGTGCTGGCGCATCGGCATCGTCTGGCAATGGAGCCGCCGCAAGGACGTTCTGAAGCTCAGAGACCTTCAGTGCGCCACAGCTGGTCCCACAACGGCGCTCCAACTGGATCTGAGTACCGCCGGTGAAATCAAGGCCGGGGCGAAGGGGAGCATGAATCTGAGGGTTGGTCCAGCTGAGGAGGATGCCGATGACGCTGA
Proteins encoded:
- a CDS encoding AI-2E family transporter is translated as MKFPQWIGLAALGAAVVLLWTLKDVLIHLFAAVVLAMALCTLVGTLRARWPIPRPVALLICLVGLLVVIGLGAAVVVPPFTSQFHQLLLQLPAAAGELKTLAINAINVISGWVYGSGASGSWSDRLFANGVTSLPDSSTLASGLGGGLQSLLGLAGNLGSGLVQLLFVLAVSLMVAVQPNAYRNVAILLVPSFYRRRAQGILDQCGNALSSWMVGVLISSLCVALLAGIGLSLLGVKLVMANALLAGLLNVIPNVGPTMSTIFPMAVALLDSPWKALAVLGLYVIVQNLESYVITPSVMHHQVKLLPGLTLTAQFVFTVVFGPLGLLLALPLAVVLQVLIREIVIHDLFDRWKSEGRLRLSRQSTP
- the secF gene encoding protein translocase subunit SecF, which produces MVVFNVSRLRRRVWWVSFLMIAVSVIGILLSWTNPQIHAPLRPGLDFTGGTQIQLERRCGTSCGALKVSELQNVLAAAPLPDDADAPAPNLASARVQLLDRGKSLVLRMPTLSAAQGQAVIAALTPVAGPFLPGGQAVDTIGPTLGSQLLRSSLISLLVAFAGIALYISIRYDRRYAVLALLALAHDVVIVCGLFAWLGLLIALEVDSLFAVALLTIAGYSVNDTVVVFDRIRERQRLEGDRPIGEQVDNAVTATLTRTLYTSGTTLMPLFALILFGGSTLVWFAVALAAGVIVGSWSSIALAPSLLTLWSRRAVAPSRAS
- the psb28 gene encoding photosystem II reaction center protein Psb28, whose translation is MAEAASTGGQATAAIQFFRGVDEPVVPDIRLTRSRDGRTGQALFVFEQPDALAPESMGDITGMFLVDEEGTLVTREVKARFVNGKASALEATYTWKSEVDFERFMRFAQRYADSHDLGYSQNSGDNAEDNDSDG
- a CDS encoding AI-2E family transporter; the protein is MSARNLLAALTLVVLCLLVWELRWVLLVLFGAVVLAVALDVPIRKLMQLGLPRHLSLLVVLALLILGGALVIQLLVPELLTQLQQLTSLLPSLVEKLRSIIASQPRLSELEQSIPEQFSWERIQPVGFQLLGVAGGAANGLIQLLLMSLLAVLMALDPGSHRRMVIAATPRPARPMMKRVLDQCRAALGGWLAGMTLSATAVFLLTWLGLVLLKAPLALLSALICGLLTFVPTIGPTAATLLPLGLALLISPTLTLQVLILRLVLQNLEAFLLTPLLLRRTVNLLPTVALMAQLSLGALLGLPGVLLALPLVVVLQVGMELVVVRQIMDRWS